Proteins from a single region of Candidatus Omnitrophota bacterium:
- a CDS encoding helix-turn-helix domain-containing protein has protein sequence MNAHILGTDERFYMIDIGRSYSTIIDDIEKITIIKALERSLGNQIAASKVLGLHRNTLRNKIKKFGIDVGRFKR, from the coding sequence ATGAATGCACATATACTGGGCACCGACGAGCGTTTTTACATGATAGATATCGGCCGTTCATACAGTACGATAATAGACGATATCGAAAAGATAACCATTATAAAGGCTTTAGAACGTTCTCTGGGCAACCAGATAGCGGCATCGAAAGTATTGGGCCTGCACCGGAATACACTGCGCAATAAAATAAAAAAGTTCGGTATAGATGTGGGGAGATTTAAAAGATGA
- a CDS encoding PEP/pyruvate-binding domain-containing protein: protein MISTGVRSLDSVLTGLRAGDNVVWQIDDIKDYARLVKSFVEQSLEDKKKIIYIRFASHKELIRPSKLIKRYELNANDGFESFTTNVNGIITQEGEGAYYVFDCLSELLSAWASDLMIGNFFMVTCPYLYELKTVTYFSILRNNHSFKSIARIRETTQLLIDVYNCEGSTYIHPLKVWNRYSPTMFLPHRKEKDRYFPIIDSANAVKILSHIYEKGSESARRNLDYWDRLFLEAEDILKNNPAKESVKRMVRKLSGIMMTANKKLLALVTSNFSLEELVDIKSRLIGTGFVGGKSVGMLLSRKVLSKKIPDWRSLSEPHDSFYIGSDIFYSYIVQNRWWKLRMQQKTEEGYFTSAKILREKMLYGVFFEDTMEHFQRIIEYFGSSPIIIRSSSLLEDGFGNAFAGKYESIFLANQGSPEQRYIQFAEAVKKIYASTMNEDALVYRKQRGLDKMDEQMALLVQRVSGSQRKDYFFPDLAGVGVSYNTYVWNEDMDPRAGMLRIVFGLGTRAVNRVEGDYPRMVALDNPLQRTYSERDALKRFSQHDVDVINTKDNIFKTVSFDDIIKEELPIDIDRIAIKDYDAMRMIKEMGEEERECWIPTLDGVFKDNILTNRFRKILGALEGAYRYPVEIEFTVNFTGDNKFKINLLQCRPLQTRGLGVKVDMPSRINKEDILFHAHGNFLGGNVSQDIKRVIYIDLKKYGGLSQADKYEVARMVGALNRGIEDKEKLPTLLMGPGRWGATTPSMGVPVKFAEINNITVLAEVASSAENIMPELSFGTHFFQDLVETNILYVALFPEKENTVLNKKWLSGSEDVFMKLLPQAGRFKDIVGVYEVDGRSLKIMSDVVSQKIICFSKQGKA, encoded by the coding sequence ATGATCAGCACAGGGGTGAGAAGTTTAGATAGCGTCTTGACGGGTTTAAGGGCCGGGGACAATGTCGTCTGGCAGATAGACGATATAAAAGATTATGCCCGTCTTGTAAAATCCTTTGTGGAACAGTCGCTGGAAGATAAGAAAAAGATCATCTATATAAGGTTTGCGTCCCATAAAGAACTTATCAGGCCGTCGAAACTGATAAAGCGATATGAGCTCAATGCCAACGATGGCTTTGAATCTTTTACGACGAACGTCAATGGTATTATTACTCAGGAGGGGGAAGGCGCGTATTATGTTTTCGATTGTCTCTCGGAGCTTCTTTCGGCGTGGGCCAGTGATCTCATGATAGGTAATTTTTTCATGGTTACGTGCCCGTATCTCTATGAGCTTAAGACGGTCACATATTTTTCGATATTGCGTAATAATCATTCCTTCAAATCAATAGCCCGTATACGTGAGACGACACAGCTTTTGATAGATGTCTATAATTGCGAGGGCAGTACTTATATACACCCTTTGAAGGTATGGAACCGTTATTCTCCGACCATGTTCCTGCCGCACCGTAAAGAGAAAGACAGATATTTTCCCATCATAGACAGCGCCAATGCCGTAAAGATACTGTCGCATATTTATGAAAAAGGTTCCGAGAGCGCCCGGCGCAATCTCGATTACTGGGATCGCTTATTCCTCGAGGCGGAAGATATCCTGAAAAATAATCCGGCGAAAGAGAGCGTGAAGAGAATGGTCAGGAAGCTCTCCGGAATAATGATGACCGCGAACAAGAAGCTTCTGGCGCTTGTAACGAGTAATTTTTCGCTCGAAGAGCTCGTAGATATAAAATCCAGATTGATAGGAACGGGTTTTGTCGGAGGTAAAAGCGTCGGCATGCTTCTATCCAGGAAGGTCCTTTCCAAAAAAATACCGGACTGGCGGTCGCTTTCCGAGCCGCATGATTCGTTTTATATAGGTTCAGACATATTCTATTCATATATAGTGCAGAACCGCTGGTGGAAATTGCGCATGCAACAGAAGACGGAAGAGGGGTACTTTACAAGCGCGAAGATATTGAGAGAAAAAATGCTTTATGGGGTTTTCTTCGAGGATACCATGGAACATTTTCAGCGAATCATAGAATATTTCGGGTCGTCTCCCATCATAATACGCTCAAGCTCATTGCTTGAAGACGGATTCGGTAATGCCTTCGCCGGGAAATACGAGAGCATATTTTTAGCCAATCAGGGCAGTCCCGAACAGAGATACATCCAGTTCGCGGAAGCCGTGAAAAAGATATATGCGAGCACTATGAACGAAGACGCTCTCGTGTACAGAAAACAGCGCGGCTTGGATAAGATGGATGAGCAGATGGCTCTCCTTGTGCAACGCGTTTCCGGCTCTCAGCGAAAAGATTATTTCTTTCCGGATCTTGCGGGAGTAGGCGTGTCTTACAATACTTATGTATGGAATGAGGATATGGATCCGAGGGCGGGAATGCTCAGGATCGTATTCGGTCTCGGCACAAGGGCGGTCAACCGTGTCGAGGGCGACTACCCGCGGATGGTGGCTCTCGATAATCCGTTACAACGCACTTATTCGGAAAGAGACGCGCTGAAGAGATTTTCACAGCACGATGTAGATGTGATAAACACAAAAGATAATATTTTTAAGACGGTTTCTTTCGACGATATTATAAAGGAGGAATTGCCGATTGATATAGATCGTATAGCGATAAAAGATTATGACGCTATGCGCATGATTAAAGAAATGGGAGAGGAGGAAAGGGAGTGCTGGATACCGACCCTCGACGGTGTATTCAAAGATAATATACTGACGAACCGTTTCAGGAAGATTTTGGGCGCGCTCGAAGGGGCCTACCGTTATCCCGTAGAGATAGAATTTACCGTAAACTTTACCGGCGATAATAAATTCAAAATAAACCTTCTGCAATGCCGGCCTTTGCAGACGCGGGGCCTGGGCGTCAAAGTAGATATGCCGTCCCGCATAAATAAAGAAGATATTCTTTTTCACGCGCATGGTAATTTTCTCGGCGGGAATGTATCGCAGGACATAAAAAGAGTCATATATATTGACCTGAAAAAATACGGCGGACTTTCGCAGGCGGATAAGTATGAGGTTGCCCGTATGGTAGGCGCGCTGAACAGAGGAATAGAAGACAAGGAGAAACTGCCCACGCTTCTTATGGGGCCGGGGCGATGGGGCGCTACGACCCCTTCCATGGGCGTCCCGGTAAAATTCGCCGAGATAAATAACATAACGGTTCTCGCGGAGGTCGCCTCCTCGGCGGAAAATATCATGCCCGAGCTTTCTTTCGGTACGCATTTTTTTCAGGACCTGGTTGAGACGAACATATTATACGTTGCGTTATTTCCTGAAAAAGAGAACACGGTGTTAAATAAGAAGTGGCTTTCCGGGTCGGAAGACGTTTTCATGAAACTACTGCCGCAAGCGGGCAGATTTAAAGATATCGTCGGAGTATATGAAGTGGACGGGAGGAGTTTGAAAATAATGTCGGATGTCGTATCGCAAAAGATAATATGTTTTTCAAAACAAGGGAAGGCGTGA
- a CDS encoding CTP synthase has product MAKYIFVTGGVVSSLGKGITAASIGKILESKGLSVTLIKCDPYLNVDPGTMSPYQHGEVYVLDDGAETDLDLGHYERFTNARLTRDNNITTGKIYYSVITKERRGDYLGKTVQIIPHITDEIKGAIKKVAKNSKVDVVIVEIGGTVGDIESLPFLEAIRQLRLEVGAGYAINVHVTLVPYIRAAGEIKTKPTQHSVGTLREIGIIPDIIICRTEKDLPAETRAKIALFCNVDAEAVIQAIDVESIYEVPVCIKEEGIDRLIARLLKLKCDGGDLSAWKKSVINRLKQPSGEVEIAVIGKYITLQDAYKSIYEALIHGAIANDVKLKIRKVDSEDIENDGADAHLRGVCGVLVPGGFGSRGIEGKIKAIQYARENNIPYLGLCLGMQTAIIEIARNVCGMKNANSTEFDKRTKFPVISLLEEQKNVKIKGATMRLGDYGCALKKGSRARGIYKKEKILERHRHRYEFNNKYRAALEKGGAVFSGICHGRDLVEIIELKGHPWFMACQFHPEFKSKPDKAHPLFSDFIKASLKKKQ; this is encoded by the coding sequence ATGGCAAAATACATATTTGTAACGGGTGGAGTGGTTTCGAGCCTGGGTAAAGGCATAACGGCGGCTTCTATCGGTAAGATACTCGAATCCAAGGGGCTTTCGGTTACGCTGATAAAATGCGATCCGTACCTGAATGTCGACCCTGGCACGATGAGCCCCTATCAGCACGGAGAGGTTTATGTTCTTGATGACGGCGCCGAGACGGACTTGGACCTCGGCCATTATGAGCGTTTTACGAACGCGCGTCTTACCAGGGATAATAATATAACTACGGGCAAGATATATTATTCCGTTATAACCAAGGAACGCCGCGGCGATTATCTGGGCAAGACCGTGCAGATAATACCGCATATCACCGATGAAATAAAGGGCGCGATAAAAAAAGTCGCCAAAAACAGCAAGGTCGATGTTGTCATAGTAGAAATAGGCGGCACCGTCGGAGACATAGAGAGCCTGCCGTTCCTTGAGGCGATAAGGCAGTTGCGGTTGGAAGTGGGCGCGGGCTATGCGATAAATGTCCATGTAACGCTTGTCCCTTATATAAGAGCGGCCGGCGAGATAAAGACCAAGCCGACACAGCACAGCGTAGGCACTCTTCGCGAAATAGGCATAATCCCGGATATAATCATATGCAGGACGGAAAAAGACCTTCCTGCGGAGACCAGAGCGAAGATAGCGCTATTCTGCAACGTCGACGCCGAAGCCGTTATACAGGCCATAGACGTGGAGAGTATTTATGAAGTTCCGGTTTGTATTAAAGAAGAAGGTATAGATAGGCTTATAGCGCGCCTATTGAAACTTAAATGCGACGGTGGTGACCTGTCCGCGTGGAAAAAGTCGGTGATAAACAGGCTCAAACAGCCGTCGGGAGAAGTAGAGATAGCCGTTATCGGTAAATATATAACGCTTCAGGACGCGTACAAATCCATATACGAGGCGCTTATTCATGGCGCCATAGCGAATGATGTCAAACTAAAAATAAGAAAAGTGGATTCGGAAGATATAGAAAATGACGGCGCGGATGCTCACCTGAGAGGTGTTTGCGGCGTACTTGTACCCGGTGGTTTCGGTTCGCGCGGCATAGAAGGCAAGATAAAGGCTATACAATACGCCAGAGAGAATAATATCCCGTACCTTGGATTATGTCTTGGGATGCAGACGGCGATTATCGAAATTGCCAGGAACGTCTGCGGCATGAAGAACGCCAATTCTACCGAATTCGATAAACGCACAAAGTTTCCCGTGATAAGCCTTCTCGAGGAACAGAAAAACGTAAAAATAAAAGGCGCTACGATGCGGCTTGGCGATTATGGATGCGCGTTGAAAAAAGGTTCCAGAGCGCGCGGAATATATAAAAAAGAAAAGATCCTCGAGCGCCACCGCCATCGATATGAGTTTAATAATAAATACAGGGCCGCGCTGGAAAAAGGCGGCGCTGTATTCAGCGGTATATGCCATGGGCGAGATTTGGTTGAGATAATAGAGTTAAAAGGCCATCCATGGTTTATGGCGTGCCAATTTCACCCTGAATTTAAATCCAAGCCTGATAAAGCGCATCCGCTCTTCAGTGATTTTATAAAGGCTTCTCTTAAAAAGAAACAATAA
- the gltB gene encoding glutamate synthase large subunit gives MSFSNLPDKQGLYDPRFEHDSCGVGFVCDIKGRQSHDIVEKGIEVLEHLSHRGAVGADPDTGDGAGLTIQMPHKFLAKECGAIGISLPGPGFYGAGLVFLPTDEKDKKICTDIFKNVIVEEGQELLGWRDVAVDSSVIGKSAKDTLPFIAQVFIGRNKALKDELAFERKLYVIRKQIESAVKASAVKQKSFFYITNISTRTLGYKGLLMPRQLRGFFPDLNDAAMESSLCLVHSRYSTNTFPTWDLAQPFRFLAHNGEINTLRGNINWISARERLIASALFGTDIEKLKPVIVKGGSDSSAIDNVFELLVLSGRSLEHAMMMLIPAAWERDKFMDEELKDFYKYHACFMEPWDGPAAIAFTDGKNIGAVLDRNGLRPARYIVTKKDFVVMASEVGVLDIPPADIKSCGRIEPGKMFFIDTALGRIVHDSEIKKNISARKPYGEWNTGNMLYLDDIESSGTADAKSEDIISGLKAFGYSREDLKIILKPMAEEGKEPVGSMGNDTPHAFLSKKHQLLYNYFKQLFAQVTNPAIDSIREKIVMSLESFIGPEKNMLEETPEHSHKIMVKNPILTNEEFKKIRDISINGFRTKTIYTFFDAKSGVEGFSRALDRICFEAEYAIEKGFSFIILSDRGSDKDNIALPSLLTASAVHQHLVKKTIRSQVALIVESAEPREVHHFALLFGYGADCVNPYLAYTAIEYLVKEKEVKLGIDEALKNYNKALKDGILKILSKMGISTLRSYRSAQIFEALGLEESFCEKYFTGTISRIGGAGLKEIADEAIARHKEAYPEKGADDMCLASGGVYQWKKDGEFHLWNPDSIAALQDAVRSNDSTRYKDFARLINDQSANPTTLRSLLKFKTTAAIPVDEVESVESIMKRFATGAMSFGSISAPAHETIAIAMNRIGGKSNTGEGGEDPARFVKLPNGDSRRSAIKQVASGRFGVTTNYLVNADEIQIKIAQGAKPGEGGQLPGHKVNEIIARIRHTTPGVTLISPPPHHDIYSIEDLAQLIFDLKNVNPYARISVKLVSEAGVGTVASGVAKGHADMILISGGDGGTGASPRSSIRHAGLPWELGLSETHQTLVLNGLRSRVRIQTDGQMRTGRDVAIAALLGAEEYGFCTAVLVTSGCVMLRHCHLNNCSVGVATQDDILQKRFRGSPEYIVNYFRFVAGDLREIMAGLGMRTVDEMIGRTDLLETNNEIISLKTKGIDYSRILYKPNMPQKAGRYCPANRIGVSDAVLDKKLIGLCADTFGKNKPSRIATDINNTDRAVGAMLSGEIIRRCGDGVLLEDTVTVKFRGTAGQSFGAFLVKGITFELEGMSNDYVGKGISGGKIIVYPDASAGYSPDENIIIGNTAFYGAISGEAYICGVAGERFCVRSSGLYAVVEGVGDHGCEYMTGGRVVILGRTGRNFAAGMSGGIAYVYDDDGSFKNRCNMDMVTLEDVKESDRDTIYNLLHNHSKYTKSVKAEKIMENMHVELKKFVKVIPVEYKRILEGVKVEEKLDLAEAIDG, from the coding sequence ATGAGCTTCTCGAATTTACCCGATAAACAGGGATTGTACGATCCGCGATTCGAACACGATTCTTGCGGCGTGGGATTCGTCTGCGATATTAAAGGAAGGCAGTCTCACGATATCGTGGAAAAGGGTATCGAGGTGCTCGAGCACCTGAGCCATCGTGGGGCGGTCGGAGCCGACCCTGACACAGGTGACGGGGCGGGGTTGACTATACAGATGCCGCACAAGTTTCTGGCCAAAGAATGCGGCGCTATCGGTATCTCTTTGCCCGGGCCGGGTTTTTACGGCGCAGGCTTGGTATTTCTTCCGACGGATGAGAAGGATAAAAAGATATGCACGGATATCTTTAAAAACGTGATCGTCGAAGAAGGCCAGGAACTTCTCGGCTGGCGCGATGTTGCCGTGGATAGTTCGGTAATAGGCAAAAGCGCCAAAGATACACTACCTTTCATAGCCCAGGTTTTTATCGGAAGAAACAAAGCCCTTAAAGACGAGCTTGCCTTTGAGAGAAAGCTCTACGTTATACGCAAACAGATCGAGAGCGCGGTCAAGGCGTCCGCCGTAAAACAGAAATCTTTTTTCTATATTACGAATATTTCTACCAGAACATTGGGTTATAAAGGGTTGCTGATGCCGCGCCAACTTAGAGGTTTTTTCCCCGATCTTAACGACGCGGCCATGGAAAGCTCTCTCTGCCTTGTCCATTCCCGGTATAGCACAAATACTTTCCCGACATGGGATCTCGCTCAGCCGTTCCGCTTTCTGGCGCACAACGGTGAGATAAATACCCTGCGGGGCAACATAAACTGGATAAGCGCGCGTGAACGGCTTATCGCCAGCGCGTTGTTCGGCACCGATATAGAGAAATTGAAACCCGTTATCGTGAAAGGCGGCAGTGATTCGTCTGCGATAGACAACGTATTCGAACTTCTCGTTTTATCCGGCCGGTCTTTAGAGCACGCCATGATGATGCTTATACCGGCGGCATGGGAGCGCGATAAGTTCATGGATGAGGAGCTTAAGGATTTTTATAAATATCACGCATGTTTCATGGAACCGTGGGACGGCCCGGCGGCTATAGCCTTTACCGACGGCAAGAATATCGGCGCTGTCCTCGACAGAAACGGCTTAAGGCCTGCGCGTTATATCGTAACCAAAAAAGATTTTGTAGTTATGGCGTCGGAAGTGGGCGTGCTTGATATACCGCCGGCGGACATTAAGTCCTGCGGGAGAATCGAGCCGGGTAAAATGTTCTTTATAGATACCGCGCTGGGCCGCATAGTGCATGATTCCGAGATAAAGAAGAACATATCCGCCCGGAAGCCTTACGGCGAATGGAATACCGGGAACATGCTTTACCTCGACGACATTGAAAGTAGCGGAACAGCCGACGCGAAATCCGAAGACATAATATCCGGCCTTAAGGCTTTCGGATATTCGCGCGAAGACCTTAAAATCATATTGAAGCCGATGGCGGAAGAAGGTAAAGAGCCTGTAGGTTCTATGGGCAACGATACCCCGCACGCTTTTTTATCCAAAAAACACCAGCTTCTGTATAACTATTTCAAACAACTATTCGCGCAGGTGACCAATCCGGCCATAGATTCGATAAGGGAAAAGATTGTAATGTCGCTCGAAAGCTTTATAGGTCCGGAAAAAAATATGCTGGAAGAGACGCCGGAGCATAGCCACAAGATAATGGTAAAAAATCCTATATTGACTAACGAGGAGTTTAAAAAGATACGGGATATAAGCATAAATGGTTTCAGGACGAAGACGATCTATACTTTTTTTGACGCGAAAAGCGGCGTCGAGGGATTTAGCCGGGCCCTGGACAGGATATGTTTTGAAGCCGAATATGCTATCGAGAAAGGATTCTCCTTCATAATATTGAGCGATCGCGGATCGGATAAGGACAATATCGCGTTGCCTTCGCTTTTGACCGCCAGCGCCGTCCATCAGCATCTGGTTAAGAAGACGATACGCTCGCAGGTCGCGCTGATCGTCGAGAGCGCGGAACCTCGGGAGGTCCATCACTTCGCGCTCCTTTTCGGATACGGCGCGGATTGCGTAAACCCGTATCTTGCTTATACAGCGATAGAATATCTTGTAAAAGAAAAAGAGGTGAAGCTGGGCATCGATGAGGCGCTCAAAAATTACAACAAAGCGCTGAAAGACGGGATATTAAAAATACTGTCGAAGATGGGAATATCCACCCTCAGGAGTTATCGTAGCGCGCAGATATTCGAAGCGTTGGGACTCGAAGAGAGTTTCTGCGAAAAATATTTTACCGGTACGATATCGAGGATCGGCGGCGCTGGCCTCAAAGAGATAGCGGATGAAGCGATCGCCAGGCATAAAGAGGCTTACCCCGAAAAAGGCGCGGATGATATGTGTCTTGCGAGCGGCGGCGTCTATCAATGGAAAAAAGACGGGGAGTTCCATCTATGGAATCCGGATAGCATAGCGGCGTTGCAGGATGCCGTGCGCAGTAATGATAGCACACGATATAAAGATTTCGCGCGCCTTATAAACGACCAGTCGGCCAATCCGACCACCTTAAGGAGTCTGTTAAAATTCAAAACCACAGCGGCGATCCCTGTCGATGAGGTCGAATCCGTCGAAAGCATAATGAAACGTTTCGCTACAGGGGCCATGAGTTTCGGATCAATCAGCGCGCCCGCCCATGAAACCATAGCTATCGCCATGAACAGGATAGGCGGGAAATCGAATACCGGCGAGGGCGGCGAGGACCCGGCGAGATTTGTAAAGCTTCCCAATGGAGATTCGAGGCGGAGCGCGATAAAACAGGTCGCCTCCGGCAGATTTGGCGTTACGACGAACTATCTTGTCAATGCCGACGAGATACAGATAAAGATCGCGCAGGGCGCTAAACCCGGCGAAGGCGGGCAGTTGCCCGGGCACAAAGTGAACGAGATAATTGCGCGGATAAGGCATACGACGCCCGGGGTTACGCTTATCTCTCCGCCGCCGCATCATGACATATATTCCATCGAAGATTTGGCACAGCTTATATTCGACTTAAAGAACGTAAATCCTTACGCGCGCATAAGTGTAAAACTCGTTTCGGAAGCCGGGGTCGGAACGGTAGCCTCGGGCGTGGCTAAAGGCCATGCCGATATGATCCTTATATCCGGGGGTGATGGCGGCACAGGCGCTTCCCCAAGGAGCTCGATAAGACATGCCGGGCTTCCGTGGGAACTGGGCCTTTCCGAGACGCACCAGACTCTCGTACTGAACGGACTGCGTTCACGGGTACGCATACAGACTGACGGACAGATGCGCACCGGCCGCGATGTCGCTATCGCGGCATTGCTGGGGGCCGAGGAGTACGGCTTCTGCACGGCGGTACTTGTTACAAGCGGTTGCGTTATGCTGAGACATTGCCATCTCAATAATTGTTCGGTCGGAGTGGCTACGCAGGATGATATTCTGCAGAAGCGTTTCAGGGGGAGCCCGGAATACATAGTGAATTATTTCCGGTTCGTGGCCGGGGATCTCCGCGAAATAATGGCCGGCCTGGGGATGCGGACGGTGGATGAGATGATAGGCAGGACGGATCTCCTCGAGACAAATAACGAAATAATTTCTTTAAAAACAAAAGGAATAGATTACTCGCGGATACTTTATAAGCCGAACATGCCCCAGAAGGCGGGCAGGTATTGCCCGGCTAATAGAATCGGGGTCTCCGACGCAGTTCTTGACAAAAAACTTATCGGGTTGTGCGCCGATACCTTCGGGAAGAACAAGCCGTCCAGGATTGCGACAGACATAAATAATACTGACAGGGCTGTAGGTGCTATGTTAAGCGGCGAGATCATAAGAAGGTGCGGCGATGGCGTGTTGTTGGAAGATACGGTAACTGTCAAGTTCAGGGGCACTGCCGGGCAGAGTTTCGGCGCTTTTCTTGTCAAAGGCATCACGTTTGAGCTGGAGGGCATGTCAAATGATTATGTGGGAAAGGGGATTTCGGGAGGGAAGATCATAGTCTATCCTGACGCTTCCGCCGGCTACTCGCCCGACGAGAATATAATCATAGGGAACACCGCTTTTTACGGGGCCATATCGGGCGAGGCGTATATATGCGGCGTCGCCGGCGAGAGGTTCTGTGTGCGAAGTTCGGGGTTGTATGCGGTAGTCGAGGGCGTCGGAGACCACGGTTGTGAGTACATGACGGGCGGAAGAGTTGTGATCCTGGGGCGTACGGGCAGGAATTTTGCCGCCGGTATGTCGGGAGGCATAGCGTACGTGTACGATGACGATGGATCTTTTAAAAACAGGTGCAACATGGATATGGTTACGCTGGAAGATGTGAAAGAATCCGACAGGGATACTATATATAATTTACTGCATAACCATTCAAAATACACAAAGAGCGTTAAGGCAGAAAAGATCATGGAAAATATGCATGTGGAATTAAAGAAATTCGTTAAGGTAATACCGGTAGAGTATAAACGCATACTGGAAGGCGTCAAGGTGGAAGAGAAGCTCGATCTCGCGGAGGCGATCGATGGGTGA
- a CDS encoding glutamate synthase subunit beta has translation MGDPRGFLKVSRQGASYRPVCERVLDFQHAAKARHEKQSREQASRCMDCATPFCHSACPVGNYIPEWNDYMFRGNWAGAVKLLEESNNLPEITGRVCPAVCEYACVLGLNDDPVTIRENELAIVEFGFKNGLIKPRPIKRPNPKKIAVIGSGPAGLSCAVQLNGLGHNVTVFERSDKPGGILRYGIPDFKLEKHIIDRRLEIWRKEGIVFKTGINVGVDYKAGKLLKEFDAVCLAGGSGVPRDIKIEGRELAGIYFAMDYLSQSNARHAGKKISKKDLIDAGGKTVVVIGGGDTGSDCVGTANRQGAACVVQIEVLPRPPESRTGACPWPKYPTLLKTTSSHEEGCARHWEVTTKRFGGQDGVVKKLCCVKGGKEFDIAADMVILAVGFLHPEHSALLADLNVAFDDRGNVKTDSDYMTSVEGVFSAGDMRRGQSLVVWAISEGRRAAYCMDRYLEVEK, from the coding sequence ATGGGTGACCCCAGAGGATTCCTGAAGGTTTCGAGGCAGGGGGCCAGTTATAGGCCTGTTTGCGAACGCGTTCTGGATTTCCAGCACGCCGCGAAAGCGCGTCATGAAAAACAGTCGCGTGAACAGGCGTCGCGATGCATGGATTGCGCCACACCCTTTTGCCATTCGGCCTGTCCCGTCGGAAATTATATTCCCGAATGGAACGACTATATGTTCCGCGGCAACTGGGCAGGCGCCGTGAAATTACTGGAGGAATCTAATAACCTGCCCGAAATAACCGGGAGGGTATGCCCTGCTGTATGCGAATACGCGTGTGTGCTGGGTCTAAACGACGATCCTGTGACTATACGCGAAAATGAACTCGCCATTGTGGAGTTTGGTTTTAAGAATGGTCTGATCAAGCCCAGGCCCATAAAACGCCCGAACCCTAAAAAGATAGCGGTTATCGGATCGGGCCCGGCCGGGTTATCCTGCGCAGTACAGCTCAATGGCTTAGGCCATAACGTCACTGTTTTTGAGCGCTCGGATAAACCGGGAGGCATATTGCGTTATGGTATCCCCGATTTCAAGCTCGAGAAACATATTATAGACAGGCGGCTTGAGATATGGAGAAAGGAAGGAATTGTTTTTAAAACAGGTATAAATGTGGGCGTAGATTATAAAGCCGGGAAGCTTTTAAAAGAGTTCGACGCGGTTTGTTTGGCGGGCGGCTCCGGCGTTCCGCGGGACATTAAGATAGAAGGGAGAGAATTGGCCGGCATATATTTTGCTATGGATTACCTCTCCCAGTCAAATGCCCGCCATGCCGGGAAAAAGATTTCGAAAAAAGATTTGATAGATGCCGGGGGCAAAACGGTTGTCGTTATAGGCGGTGGAGATACCGGCTCCGACTGTGTGGGCACGGCCAATCGTCAGGGGGCCGCCTGTGTGGTGCAGATAGAGGTTTTACCGCGCCCGCCTGAGAGCAGGACGGGAGCCTGTCCATGGCCGAAGTATCCGACGCTGTTGAAGACGACCTCGAGCCATGAAGAAGGGTGCGCCCGCCACTGGGAAGTAACCACGAAACGGTTTGGCGGCCAAGACGGTGTTGTAAAAAAACTATGTTGTGTAAAAGGCGGGAAAGAATTTGATATTGCCGCGGACATGGTGATCCTGGCCGTAGGTTTCCTGCATCCCGAGCATTCCGCCCTTTTAGCAGATCTCAATGTCGCTTTCGATGATCGAGGCAATGTAAAAACGGATTCAGATTATATGACGTCCGTCGAAGGGGTGTTCTCCGCCGGCGACATGAGGCGCGGACAATCGCTGGTGGTATGGGCCATATCGGAGGGCCGCCGTGCGGCTTATTGCATGGATAGATACCTCGAGGTAGAAAAATGA